The following proteins are encoded in a genomic region of Neurospora crassa OR74A linkage group VI, whole genome shotgun sequence:
- a CDS encoding xaa-Pro dipeptidase encodes MKLPQAVLRQCSRHLRAQNNWPLQPRLQSAKSILPASHPSSPPSTPWRPSRTYATTTTTTTTVSAADLEFGQPVYETHPHILQPGELTPGITAQEYHERRSKLAFALPENGIAILASSELKYRSGAVFFPFRQDSNFLYLTGFSEPDSLAIIQKTGPKPGDYVFHLFCRPKDPRAEQWSGPWSGLQAAEDVFNADFTGDIAKVETLLPPILRGAGKVYTDITPSTPVTGQLVTTLLSHLHLPPAPLAGLVHSLRAIKSPAEISNMRHAGRVSGRALTSAMRRSWSSEKDLEAYLNYAFTSHGLSGPAYVPVIAGGSRGNMIHYVHNNRLLNQDDMVLVDAGGEYGTYITDITRTWPVNGKFSAPQRDLYEAVLTVQRKMVSLCRENATLSLDQIHRATEAGLREQLTLLGFDLSSGGGGRMDVLFPHHVGHYVGLDVHDTPGYSRSLTLRQGHAVTIEPGVYVPQDDDRFPEHFRGLAVRIEDSVVVDVESPLILTTEAVKEVVDIEALRE; translated from the coding sequence ATGAAGCTTCCCCAAGCCGTCCTGCGGCAATGTTCTCGACACTTGCGCGCTCAGAATAACTGGCCTCTCCAACCACGTCTCCAATCTGCCAAGTCCATCCTCCCCGCATCTCACCCAagctcaccaccatcaacaccatggcgCCCATCCCGGACATAcgcaacgacgacgacgacgacgacaacagtCTCAGCCGCCGACCTCGAATTCGGCCAGCCCGTCTACGAAACGCACCCCCACATCCTGCAACCGGGTGAACTAACCCCCGGCATCACGGCCCAAGAATATCACGAGCGACGTTCCAAGCTCGCCTTCGCACTTCCCGAAAACGGCATCGCCATTCTCGCCTCCTCGGAACTCAAATACCGCTCCGGCgccgtcttcttccccttccgaCAGGACTCCAACTTTCTGTATCTCACCGGATTCTCCGAGCCCGACTCGCTGGCCATCATCCAAAAGACGGGTCCCAAACCAGGCGACTACGTCTTCCACCTCTTCTGCCGGCCCAAAGACCCGCGCGCCGAGCAATGGTCCGGCCCCTGGTCCGGGCTGCAAGCAGCCGAGGATGTCTTCAACGCCGATTTTACGGGGGACATCGCCAAGGTTGAGACCTTGCTGCCACCCATCCTGCGCGGCGCCGGCAAGGTCTACACAGACATCACGCCCTCCACCCCCGTCACCGGCCAACTcgtcaccaccctcctctcGCACCTGCACCTCCCCCCGGCTCCCCTAGCCGGGCTCGTCCACTCTCTGCGGGCCATCAAATCCCCCGCCGAGATCTCCAACATGCGCCACGCCGGCCGCGTCTCCGGGCGCGCCCTCACCTCCGCCATGCGCCGCTCTTGGTCGTCCGAAAAGGACTTGGAAGCCTACCTCAACTACGCCTTCACCTCGCACGGCCTCTCGGGCCCCGCCTACGTGCCCGTCATCGCCGGCGGCAGTCGGGGCAACATGATCCACTACGTGCACAACAACCGCCTGCTCAACCAAGACGACATGGTCCTCGTCGACGCCGGCGGCGAGTACGGCACCTACATCACCGACATCACGCGCACCTGGCCCGTCAACGGCAAGTTCTCGGCCCCGCAGCGGGACCTGTACGAAGCCGTCCTGACCGTCCAGCGCAAAATGGTTTCTCTCTGTCGGGAGAACGCCACCTTGTCGCTGGACCAGATCCACCGCGCCACTGAAGCCGGTCTGCGCGAGCAACTTACTTTACTCGGCTTCGATCTTTCATCAGGGGGAGGAGGCAGGATGGATGTGCTGTTCCCTCACCATGTGGGCCATTATGTGGGGTTGGATGTGCATGATACACCCGGTTACTCGAGGAGTTTGACGCTGAGGCAGGGGCATGCGGTGACGATTGAGCCGGGCGTCTATGTGCCGCAAGACGATGACCGGTTTCCCGAGCATTTCCGGGGACTGGCGGTTCGGATTGAGGAtagtgtggtggtggacgtgGAGAGCCCCTTGATCTTGACGACGGAGGCGGTtaaggaggtggtggacatTGAGGCTTTGagggagtga